The proteins below come from a single Edaphobacter acidisoli genomic window:
- a CDS encoding type II toxin-antitoxin system RelE/ParE family toxin, with product MKPYRLTPVARRDLIGIWQYIARDSVRYADRVEEAIYRSCANAAAMPLIGKERTDLTHKRLRFLPALPYANYVVVYDPQSAPLSVVRILHGAMDLRTRF from the coding sequence GTGAAGCCATATCGACTTACTCCTGTTGCCCGGCGTGACCTGATCGGAATCTGGCAATACATTGCGAGAGACAGCGTGCGCTATGCGGATCGCGTAGAAGAGGCCATCTATCGGTCCTGTGCCAATGCGGCTGCGATGCCTTTGATCGGGAAGGAACGAACAGACCTGACACACAAGAGGCTGCGTTTCCTACCTGCATTGCCCTATGCCAACTATGTGGTCGTTTATGATCCACAGTCAGCGCCACTGAGCGTTGTTCGTATACTCCACGGCGCGATGGATTTGCGCACGAGGTTTTAG
- the acs gene encoding acetate--CoA ligase translates to MATLEESKNLDSSLRENRVFAPPAEFAAKAHIKSLEQYEAMYRRSVEDPEGFWADAAKELEWFAPWTKVIDGQAQHTKWFVGGKLNLSHNCVDRHALGARKDKVAILWEGEPGEVRRLTYADLHEEVQRFANVLKGLGIKRGDRVAIYMGMCPELAIALLGCARIGAIHSVIFGGFAAHAISDRVNDAGCVAIITQDTSYRRGGEVKLKAIVDQALEKCSMVKNVVVYKRSGSPVEMKEGRDIWWDQAMLAAGKECPAEWMDAEDPLYLLYTSGTTGKPKGLVHTTGGYAVQTYLTSKYVFDLREDDIYWCTADIGWVTGHSYVVYGPLQNGATVMMYEGAPNWPENDRFWKIVDDHKVTVFYTAPTAIRAFTKWGDEWVRKHSLASLRLLGTVGEPINPESWMWYHREIGKERCPIVDTYWQTETGTIMISPLPGATPTKPGSATRPFFGIVPEVVTRSGEPVPDGQGGLLVFRKAWPSMARTVYGDQERYEKTYWSDIPGSYFTGDGARRDADGYYWLMGRVDDVINVSGHRLGTMEIESALVAHPKVAEAACVGRPDDMKGQAIAAFVTLEGGQEPSEELRQELRQWVAKEIGALARPDDVRFTDALPKTRSGKIMRRLLRELATTGDVKGDTTTLEDFGVLAKLRENEE, encoded by the coding sequence GTGGCTACGTTGGAAGAAAGCAAGAACCTTGATTCAAGCCTTAGAGAAAACCGGGTGTTTGCGCCGCCCGCGGAGTTTGCCGCGAAGGCGCACATCAAGAGTTTGGAGCAGTATGAGGCGATGTACCGGCGGAGTGTGGAAGATCCGGAGGGGTTCTGGGCCGATGCAGCGAAGGAGTTGGAGTGGTTCGCGCCGTGGACGAAGGTGATCGACGGACAGGCGCAGCATACGAAGTGGTTTGTGGGCGGCAAGCTGAATCTGTCGCACAACTGTGTGGACCGTCATGCGCTGGGTGCGCGCAAGGACAAGGTGGCGATTCTGTGGGAGGGCGAGCCGGGCGAGGTGCGGCGGCTGACTTACGCCGACCTGCACGAAGAGGTGCAGCGGTTTGCCAATGTGCTGAAGGGGTTGGGCATCAAGCGCGGCGACCGTGTGGCGATTTATATGGGCATGTGTCCGGAGCTGGCGATTGCGCTGCTGGGGTGTGCGCGGATTGGTGCGATTCATTCGGTGATCTTTGGCGGATTTGCTGCGCATGCGATCTCGGACCGCGTGAACGATGCGGGTTGCGTTGCCATCATCACGCAGGATACGAGCTACAGGCGTGGCGGCGAGGTGAAGCTGAAGGCGATTGTGGACCAGGCGCTGGAGAAGTGCTCCATGGTGAAGAACGTGGTGGTGTATAAGCGGTCGGGTTCGCCGGTGGAGATGAAAGAGGGACGCGATATCTGGTGGGACCAGGCGATGCTGGCGGCGGGAAAGGAATGTCCGGCGGAGTGGATGGATGCGGAGGACCCGCTGTATCTGCTGTACACGTCGGGCACGACGGGCAAGCCGAAGGGGCTGGTACATACGACGGGTGGCTATGCGGTGCAGACGTATCTGACGTCGAAGTATGTCTTCGATCTGCGCGAGGACGATATTTACTGGTGCACGGCGGATATTGGCTGGGTGACGGGGCATAGCTATGTGGTCTATGGGCCACTGCAGAACGGCGCGACGGTGATGATGTACGAAGGCGCGCCGAACTGGCCGGAGAATGACCGCTTCTGGAAGATTGTGGACGACCACAAGGTGACGGTGTTTTATACGGCGCCGACGGCGATTCGCGCGTTTACGAAGTGGGGCGATGAGTGGGTGCGGAAGCACTCGCTGGCATCGCTGCGGCTGCTGGGGACGGTGGGTGAGCCGATCAATCCGGAGAGCTGGATGTGGTATCACCGCGAGATCGGCAAGGAGCGCTGCCCGATTGTGGATACGTACTGGCAGACGGAGACGGGGACGATCATGATCTCGCCGCTGCCGGGCGCGACGCCGACGAAGCCGGGTTCGGCGACGCGCCCGTTCTTTGGGATTGTGCCTGAGGTGGTGACGCGCTCGGGCGAGCCGGTGCCGGATGGTCAGGGTGGATTGCTTGTGTTTCGCAAGGCGTGGCCTTCGATGGCGCGGACGGTCTATGGCGACCAGGAGCGATACGAGAAGACCTACTGGAGCGATATTCCGGGAAGCTACTTCACCGGCGATGGCGCGCGGCGCGACGCGGACGGCTACTACTGGCTGATGGGGCGTGTCGATGACGTGATCAACGTGAGCGGTCACAGACTGGGGACGATGGAGATCGAGTCGGCGCTGGTGGCGCACCCGAAGGTGGCGGAGGCGGCGTGTGTTGGGCGTCCGGATGACATGAAGGGGCAGGCGATTGCCGCGTTTGTGACGCTTGAAGGAGGCCAGGAGCCTTCGGAGGAGTTGCGGCAGGAGCTGCGACAGTGGGTCGCCAAGGAGATTGGCGCGCTGGCGAGGCCGGATGATGTGCGGTTTACAGATGCTTTGCCGAAGACGCGCAGCGGGAAGATCATGCGGCGTCTGCTGCGTGAGTTGGCGACGACAGGCGACGTGAAGGGCGATACGACTACGCTTGAGGACTTCGGCGTACTTGCGAAGCTGAGGGAGAACGAAGAGTAG
- a CDS encoding DUF421 domain-containing protein, with protein MIHSMFFLQLPLLEKIIRPMIVYLCLIIFLRMFGKRELAQLNPFDLVVLLCLSNTVQNAMIGDDNSVSGGIIGAFSLLVINWLLTRVLFRAPRLNAALEGDETVLVEHGVMDADAMKQEALTEMELRSVLHRQGYQNFDEVEKLVLEPNGNFYAEGIKSMSDDAQRAALMKAIEVLTGEVRQMRAELGSR; from the coding sequence TTGATTCATAGTATGTTCTTTCTTCAGTTGCCTTTGCTTGAGAAGATCATCCGCCCGATGATTGTGTACCTGTGCCTGATCATTTTTCTGCGTATGTTCGGCAAGCGGGAGCTGGCGCAGTTGAATCCGTTCGACCTGGTTGTTCTGCTGTGTCTCTCGAACACGGTGCAGAACGCGATGATTGGCGATGACAACTCGGTTTCGGGTGGGATTATCGGAGCGTTTTCTCTGCTGGTGATCAACTGGCTGCTGACCCGTGTGCTGTTCCGGGCGCCGAGATTGAATGCTGCACTCGAAGGCGATGAGACGGTGCTAGTGGAGCATGGTGTGATGGATGCGGATGCGATGAAGCAGGAGGCGTTGACGGAGATGGAGCTGCGGTCCGTGCTGCATCGGCAGGGTTATCAGAATTTTGATGAGGTGGAAAAGCTGGTGTTGGAGCCGAATGGGAACTTCTATGCCGAGGGGATCAAGTCGATGAGCGACGATGCGCAGCGGGCTGCTTTGATGAAGGCGATTGAGGTGTTGACCGGCGAGGTGAGGCAGATGCGGGCTGAACTTGGGTCGCGGTGA
- the galE gene encoding UDP-glucose 4-epimerase GalE: protein MRVLVTGGAGYIGGTVTRILLARGHEVTVYDNFCHSKKIAVAKNARLVEGDVADRALLEKTLKESRFDGVMHFAALIEAGESMQRPELYFRNNTAATLSLLEAMVATGHDRLVFSSTAACYGEPESTPILEDARLKPTNPYGESKLLVEQMLGWINSIHGLRYASLRYFNVAGAIEGYGEAHEPESHLIPLILDVALGRREKIKIFGQDYPTPDGTCVRDYIHVEDLAEAHLLALNALEQRSRVIYNIGNGQGFTVREVIDSVQRVTGKPIAVEECPRRPGDPAVLVASSEKIKAELGWKPKFAELDTIIRSAWEWHQKRYA from the coding sequence ATGCGGGTTTTAGTGACGGGTGGAGCGGGTTATATTGGCGGCACGGTGACGCGGATTTTGCTGGCGCGAGGCCACGAAGTGACCGTCTACGATAACTTTTGCCATAGTAAAAAAATAGCGGTTGCCAAGAATGCCCGATTGGTAGAAGGTGACGTAGCCGATCGCGCGCTTTTGGAAAAAACTCTCAAGGAAAGCCGGTTTGATGGGGTCATGCACTTTGCTGCGCTGATTGAGGCGGGCGAAAGTATGCAGCGGCCGGAGCTTTACTTCAGGAACAATACGGCGGCGACGCTGTCGCTGCTGGAGGCGATGGTGGCGACCGGGCATGACCGGCTGGTCTTCAGCTCGACGGCGGCCTGCTATGGCGAGCCGGAGAGCACGCCGATTCTGGAGGACGCGCGGTTGAAGCCGACTAATCCCTATGGCGAGAGCAAGCTGTTGGTGGAGCAAATGTTGGGGTGGATTAATTCGATCCATGGGCTGCGGTATGCGAGCCTGCGGTATTTCAACGTGGCGGGGGCGATTGAGGGTTATGGCGAGGCGCATGAGCCGGAGTCGCATCTGATCCCGCTGATTCTCGATGTCGCGCTGGGGCGGCGGGAGAAGATCAAGATATTCGGGCAGGACTATCCGACGCCGGATGGGACTTGTGTGCGGGACTATATCCACGTGGAAGACCTGGCGGAGGCGCACTTGCTGGCACTGAACGCGTTGGAGCAGCGGAGCCGCGTGATCTACAACATCGGCAATGGGCAGGGCTTTACGGTGCGCGAGGTGATCGACTCGGTGCAGAGGGTGACGGGTAAGCCGATTGCGGTGGAAGAGTGCCCGCGCAGGCCGGGCGATCCGGCGGTGCTGGTGGCCAGCTCGGAGAAGATCAAAGCGGAGCTTGGATGGAAGCCGAAGTTTGCTGAGCTGGACACGATCATCCGAAGCGCCTGGGAGTGGCACCAGAAGCGGTACGCGTAG
- a CDS encoding TonB family protein → MAKPLRSDTPNPPSIQFSHFGVLNDGSQSKSSLFTSVTLNITIAIVVTLLSAAAKKKMDNMRLTHLDEPIPIKKVEPEKPQPKIEPKPLPKPPVIKVEAPKIKMPDTKLPDIPKPIQVKMTQPVPVVMPAPPKLVQPPPAPRVVNLAQAQAASVPNNSPHPSAVSLGQANNPIAPSSRTTTAINLGNRGLAGMPGSNNGMGPRSVAVNLGSGSPGSQNMNGRDNARAEVRGVKLGVAGGTGPLNSRGRVAGPVNLGQVARPEMPRPAAAMATASHPPRVLYKPKPEYTAEATKLHVEGVVSVRIRVSSAGGVQVLGVTSDLGYGLGASAVRAVEGTRFSPATDAEGRPVDWEGVVNVAFQLAG, encoded by the coding sequence ATGGCTAAGCCGCTGCGTTCCGACACCCCCAATCCACCGAGCATTCAGTTCTCGCACTTCGGCGTCCTTAACGACGGCAGCCAGAGCAAGTCTTCGCTCTTCACCTCAGTTACCCTCAACATCACAATCGCCATCGTCGTCACGCTGCTGAGCGCCGCTGCCAAGAAGAAGATGGACAACATGCGGTTGACGCACCTCGATGAGCCAATTCCCATCAAGAAGGTCGAGCCCGAGAAGCCCCAGCCCAAGATCGAACCCAAGCCGCTCCCCAAGCCTCCAGTCATCAAGGTCGAGGCTCCCAAGATCAAGATGCCCGACACCAAGCTGCCCGACATTCCAAAGCCTATCCAGGTCAAGATGACTCAGCCGGTGCCCGTCGTCATGCCTGCGCCGCCCAAGCTGGTGCAGCCGCCTCCGGCGCCCCGCGTCGTCAATCTCGCCCAGGCACAAGCCGCTTCGGTACCCAATAATTCTCCGCATCCCTCGGCCGTCTCGCTCGGCCAGGCCAATAATCCGATTGCTCCCTCCAGCCGCACCACCACTGCCATCAACCTCGGCAACCGCGGTCTGGCAGGAATGCCCGGTTCGAATAACGGCATGGGACCACGCTCCGTTGCTGTCAATCTTGGTTCCGGCTCACCCGGCAGTCAGAACATGAACGGACGCGATAATGCCCGCGCCGAAGTTCGCGGCGTCAAGCTCGGCGTCGCCGGCGGAACAGGTCCGTTGAACTCACGCGGCCGCGTCGCCGGCCCGGTAAACCTCGGTCAGGTCGCAAGGCCCGAAATGCCTCGTCCAGCCGCAGCCATGGCCACCGCCAGCCATCCGCCCCGCGTGCTCTATAAGCCCAAGCCTGAGTACACCGCAGAAGCCACCAAGCTGCATGTCGAAGGCGTCGTCTCCGTACGGATTCGCGTCTCCTCTGCCGGTGGTGTTCAGGTGCTCGGCGTTACCAGCGACCTCGGCTACGGACTCGGCGCATCTGCCGTCCGCGCTGTTGAAGGTACTCGTTTCTCACCAGCTACCGATGCTGAAGGCAGACCGGTCGACTGGGAAGGTGTTGTCAATGTTGCATTCCAGCTAGCCGGGTAG
- a CDS encoding outer membrane beta-barrel protein, translating into MLKNLFLVVCLLAGASTLYAQATATASRTADLKVGGGFTYANADYDGHYKGEMAFFTYDFTSHFGIEGNFHFVKGGGNLDLYEKTYEIGGRYFRNYRDDKLSPYVKLLYGRGVFNFPAYIPSGPHPNLAYNMGVVGAGLDYKFSRHLYFRGDFEYQEWFHFPPNGLTPTLFTVGAAYHF; encoded by the coding sequence GTGCTGAAGAACCTCTTTCTCGTCGTGTGTTTGCTGGCTGGCGCGTCCACGCTTTATGCGCAGGCAACCGCAACCGCGTCACGAACCGCCGACCTCAAAGTCGGCGGCGGTTTCACGTATGCCAATGCTGACTACGATGGCCACTACAAAGGCGAGATGGCCTTCTTCACCTACGACTTCACCAGTCACTTCGGCATCGAAGGCAACTTCCACTTCGTCAAAGGCGGAGGCAACCTGGACCTTTACGAAAAGACCTACGAGATCGGCGGCCGTTACTTCCGCAACTACCGCGACGATAAGCTCTCGCCTTATGTGAAACTCCTGTACGGCCGCGGCGTCTTCAACTTTCCCGCCTATATCCCCTCAGGACCGCATCCAAATCTTGCATACAACATGGGCGTCGTCGGCGCCGGGCTCGATTACAAATTCTCGCGACACCTTTACTTCCGCGGCGACTTCGAGTACCAGGAGTGGTTCCACTTCCCGCCCAACGGCCTCACGCCCACGCTCTTCACCGTCGGCGCCGCTTACCACTTCTAA
- a CDS encoding outer membrane beta-barrel protein, protein MKKTIVLLCALALTAVAGYAQESRQDVSISGSANFAPQVNGNAVQKNTSMTLGFVASYRYMLTPRSALELNYGYAQNRQYYEVFGVNQGGIHTLQHEISGAYVYSRNYGNFNPFVEAGVGAMIFHPLLDAGTFQLDAKANTNIGALFGGGVAYEISPSFDIRAEYRAFLVKTPDFGLPGDVFKTNRYEVISSPSIGIAYHF, encoded by the coding sequence ATGAAGAAGACGATTGTGTTGTTGTGTGCGCTGGCGCTGACAGCCGTGGCCGGATATGCGCAGGAGAGCCGGCAGGATGTAAGCATCAGCGGCAGCGCCAACTTTGCGCCCCAGGTTAACGGCAACGCCGTTCAGAAGAACACGAGCATGACGCTCGGTTTTGTGGCCAGCTATCGCTACATGCTGACCCCGCGCAGTGCGCTGGAGCTGAACTACGGATACGCGCAGAACCGGCAGTATTACGAGGTCTTTGGCGTGAACCAGGGTGGAATCCACACGCTGCAGCACGAGATCAGCGGCGCGTATGTCTACAGCCGCAACTATGGGAACTTCAACCCGTTTGTTGAGGCCGGTGTGGGCGCGATGATCTTCCACCCGCTGCTGGACGCGGGAACCTTCCAGCTGGACGCGAAGGCGAATACGAACATCGGTGCGCTGTTCGGCGGGGGTGTGGCCTATGAGATCAGCCCGAGCTTCGATATTCGTGCGGAGTATCGTGCGTTTCTGGTGAAGACGCCGGATTTTGGGCTGCCTGGCGATGTGTTCAAGACCAACCGGTACGAGGTTATCTCTTCGCCTTCGATTGGTATCGCATATCACTTCTAA
- a CDS encoding Spy/CpxP family protein refolding chaperone: MNPFKFRKQMMGAATLALSTALLCSMPLVAQDNSAPPPPAAQDNAGPPPQGRRGGGERDLKRMTKELNLSSDQVSQIKAFNEDSRKQMMALRDDSSLSQDDRRSKMMDIRKASQDKIRGVLNDDQKTKYDAMLADRRGHRRDGNGEAPPPPPPPPPPQ, translated from the coding sequence ATGAATCCATTCAAGTTTCGCAAACAGATGATGGGAGCGGCCACGCTGGCGCTTTCGACCGCATTGTTGTGTTCGATGCCGCTGGTTGCGCAGGACAACAGCGCGCCACCGCCTCCTGCTGCGCAAGACAACGCCGGACCTCCGCCGCAGGGACGCAGGGGCGGCGGTGAGCGCGATCTGAAGCGCATGACCAAGGAGTTGAACCTGAGCTCCGATCAGGTGTCGCAGATTAAGGCGTTCAACGAGGACAGCCGGAAGCAGATGATGGCACTGCGCGACGACTCGTCGCTGTCGCAGGACGACCGGCGCAGCAAGATGATGGATATTCGCAAGGCTTCCCAGGACAAGATCCGCGGAGTGCTGAACGATGACCAGAAGACGAAGTACGATGCGATGCTGGCGGACAGGCGTGGGCATCGGCGGGATGGCAATGGTGAGGCGCCGCCTCCTCCGCCGCCACCTCCTCCTCCGCAATAG
- a CDS encoding LysR family transcriptional regulator codes for MDLVQMETFLAVAEERSFSRAAARLHRTQPAVSQAIAKLEGELGEVLFERSSRDGTLTDAGEVLREYAAKLLNLRSDAEGALSELRSLHRGRLNLAANEYTCLYLLPLLDEFRRQNPRIKLAVQRTLASRISDEVLMHSVELGVLSFRPDDTQIKSTVVYRDELAFVVNPRHPLAGVGKVSIRQLGAQNFIAHNVPSPQRQKVIQTFKRHKTPLNMGVELPSLEAIKRFVQMGNGVALVPGLTVRPELESGALVRVEVAELQIERKLRLVHRRQANLSHAALAFLKVVEDYAAAHGDPYCFQAERGA; via the coding sequence TTGGATTTGGTGCAAATGGAGACATTTCTGGCCGTGGCGGAGGAGCGTAGCTTTTCGCGCGCAGCGGCGAGGCTCCATCGTACCCAGCCGGCGGTGAGCCAGGCAATCGCAAAGCTGGAGGGCGAGCTGGGCGAGGTGCTGTTTGAGCGGTCTTCGCGGGATGGGACGCTGACTGACGCGGGCGAGGTGCTGCGGGAGTATGCGGCTAAGTTGCTGAACCTGCGGAGCGATGCGGAGGGGGCGCTGAGTGAGCTGCGGTCGCTGCACCGGGGACGATTGAATCTGGCGGCGAATGAGTACACCTGTTTATATTTGCTGCCTTTACTGGATGAGTTCCGGCGGCAGAACCCTCGGATCAAGCTGGCGGTGCAGCGGACCTTGGCGAGCAGGATCTCGGATGAGGTGCTGATGCACTCGGTTGAGCTGGGTGTGCTGTCGTTTCGGCCGGATGATACGCAGATCAAGTCGACGGTGGTTTATCGGGATGAGCTGGCGTTTGTGGTGAATCCGCGGCATCCGCTGGCGGGGGTCGGGAAGGTGTCGATACGGCAACTAGGGGCGCAGAACTTTATTGCGCATAATGTTCCTTCACCGCAGCGGCAGAAGGTGATTCAGACGTTCAAGCGGCATAAGACTCCGCTGAATATGGGGGTGGAACTGCCTTCGCTGGAGGCTATTAAGCGGTTTGTCCAGATGGGCAACGGGGTGGCGCTGGTGCCGGGGCTGACGGTGCGGCCGGAGCTGGAGAGCGGCGCTCTGGTGCGGGTGGAGGTGGCGGAGTTGCAGATTGAGCGGAAGTTGCGGCTGGTGCACCGGCGGCAGGCGAATCTGTCTCATGCGGCGCTGGCGTTTCTGAAGGTGGTGGAGGATTACGCCGCGGCGCATGGCGATCCTTATTGTTTTCAGGCGGAGCGCGGCGCTTAA
- a CDS encoding 2-isopropylmalate synthase, producing MPAPNQILFFDTTLRDGEQSPGCTMHHDEKLRMAHQLRDLGMDIIEAGFAIASEGDFASVQTIAREVKGPTIASLSRAKREDIEAAGNALAPAEKRRIHLFLATSDLHLEYKLRISREEAIDQAIEAIQLARTFTDDVEFSTEDGTRTDPEFLIKIITVAVQAGATTINIPDTVGYTTPPEYEAIFRSVRARVPGIENVVLSAHCHDDLGMATANSLAGIRGGARQVEGAINGIGERAGNAALEEVAAAIMVRQDQFPFTNNLKMELLYPTSQLLSEFISFGPAPNKAIVGANAFAHEAGIHQHGVLSNPLTYEIMTPKSVGVDHTNLVLGKHSGRRALDDRFKKLGHPLTHEQLDEVYHRFTELADHKKKIYDQDLLGLIAHEKHTVTQ from the coding sequence ATGCCCGCTCCCAATCAGATCCTCTTCTTCGACACCACCCTCCGCGACGGCGAACAGTCACCCGGCTGTACCATGCACCACGACGAAAAACTCCGCATGGCCCACCAGCTCCGCGACCTGGGCATGGACATCATCGAGGCCGGTTTCGCCATCGCCTCCGAAGGCGACTTCGCATCCGTCCAGACGATCGCCCGCGAGGTCAAAGGCCCCACCATCGCCTCTCTCTCCCGCGCCAAACGCGAAGACATCGAAGCCGCAGGCAACGCGCTCGCTCCCGCCGAAAAGCGCCGCATCCACCTCTTCCTCGCCACCTCCGATCTGCACCTCGAATACAAGCTCCGCATCAGCCGCGAAGAGGCCATCGACCAGGCCATCGAGGCCATCCAGCTCGCCCGCACCTTCACCGACGACGTCGAGTTCTCCACCGAAGACGGCACCCGCACCGACCCCGAGTTCCTCATCAAAATCATCACCGTCGCCGTGCAGGCCGGAGCCACCACCATCAACATCCCCGACACCGTCGGCTACACCACGCCGCCCGAGTACGAAGCCATCTTCCGCAGCGTCCGCGCCCGCGTCCCGGGCATCGAAAACGTCGTCCTCTCCGCGCACTGCCACGACGACCTCGGCATGGCAACAGCCAACTCGCTCGCCGGCATCCGTGGCGGCGCACGCCAGGTCGAAGGAGCCATCAACGGCATCGGCGAGCGGGCCGGCAACGCCGCACTCGAAGAAGTCGCCGCCGCCATCATGGTCCGGCAAGACCAGTTCCCCTTCACCAACAACCTCAAGATGGAGCTGCTCTACCCCACCAGCCAGTTGCTCTCCGAGTTCATCAGCTTCGGCCCCGCGCCAAACAAAGCCATCGTCGGAGCCAACGCCTTCGCGCACGAAGCGGGCATCCACCAGCACGGCGTTCTCTCGAACCCGCTGACCTACGAGATCATGACGCCCAAATCCGTCGGCGTGGACCACACCAACCTCGTGCTGGGCAAACACTCCGGCCGCCGCGCCCTCGACGACCGCTTCAAAAAGCTCGGCCACCCGCTCACACACGAACAGCTCGACGAGGTATACCACCGCTTCACCGAACTCGCCGACCACAAAAAGAAGATCTACGACCAGGACCTGCTCGGCCTGATCGCACACGAGAAACACACGGTCACGCAATAA
- the leuB gene encoding 3-isopropylmalate dehydrogenase: protein MRLKIAVLAGDGIGPEVTREATNILRAVAELGGHDFIFTEGLIGGIAITETGSPLPTATLDTALDSDAVLMGAVGDNKFNALTPDKRPEAGLLQIRQALGGFANLRPSVAYAALSESSPLRPEVTKDVDILFVRELLGGLYFGAPRWWNRETGESINTMRYTKSEVTRVARIAFDLASKRRRKVTSVDKANVLEVSQLWRATVTEVAKDYPDVTLEHQLVDSMAMHIMNTPRNFDVVLTENLFGDILSDEAGVITGSLGMLPSATIGGAVNLYEPVHGSAPDIAGTGKANPLGAILTAAMILRHSANLETDAKAVEEAVHKVLNEGYRTADIARGGPSITTQEMGKLVHQALAESIDQRQALHAV from the coding sequence ATGCGCTTGAAGATCGCAGTTCTCGCCGGCGACGGCATCGGCCCTGAAGTCACGCGTGAAGCCACCAACATCCTGCGCGCGGTCGCAGAGCTTGGCGGCCACGACTTCATCTTCACCGAAGGCCTCATCGGCGGCATCGCCATCACCGAGACCGGCTCGCCCCTCCCCACCGCGACGCTCGACACCGCTCTCGACTCCGACGCAGTCCTGATGGGCGCGGTCGGCGACAACAAGTTCAACGCCCTCACGCCCGACAAGCGCCCCGAAGCCGGCCTGCTCCAAATCCGCCAGGCCCTCGGAGGCTTCGCCAACCTGCGCCCCTCCGTCGCCTACGCCGCGCTCAGCGAAAGCTCGCCACTCCGCCCCGAAGTCACCAAAGACGTAGACATCCTCTTCGTCCGCGAACTCCTCGGCGGCCTCTACTTCGGCGCACCGCGCTGGTGGAACCGCGAGACCGGCGAATCGATCAACACCATGCGCTACACCAAGTCCGAAGTCACGCGCGTAGCCCGCATCGCCTTCGACCTTGCCTCGAAGCGCCGCAGGAAAGTCACCTCGGTCGATAAGGCCAACGTCCTCGAAGTCTCGCAGCTCTGGCGCGCCACCGTCACCGAAGTCGCCAAAGACTACCCAGATGTCACCCTCGAACACCAGCTCGTCGATTCGATGGCGATGCACATCATGAACACGCCGCGCAACTTCGACGTCGTGCTCACCGAAAACCTCTTCGGCGACATCCTCTCCGACGAAGCCGGAGTCATCACCGGCTCGCTCGGCATGTTGCCCTCGGCCACCATCGGCGGTGCCGTCAATCTCTATGAGCCCGTCCACGGCAGCGCTCCCGACATCGCCGGAACCGGCAAGGCCAACCCACTCGGCGCAATCCTGACAGCCGCGATGATCCTGCGCCACTCCGCCAACCTCGAAACCGACGCCAAAGCTGTAGAAGAGGCCGTCCACAAAGTCTTGAACGAGGGCTACCGCACCGCCGACATCGCCCGCGGCGGCCCATCGATTACGACACAGGAGATGGGCAAGCTGGTCCACCAGGCACTCGCCGAATCCATCGACCAGCGCCAGGCCCTGCACGCCGTATGA